Proteins co-encoded in one Oreochromis aureus strain Israel breed Guangdong linkage group 3, ZZ_aureus, whole genome shotgun sequence genomic window:
- the LOC120437530 gene encoding coxsackievirus and adenovirus receptor-like produces MFPVTASLCSTLLIVLFVVFVSADQKSITAESGQNVTLTCRAPNNKIIVVEWSRADLGDEYVLLYRDDQFVPDDQHPSFKNRVDLQDRQMKDGDVSLILKNVTINDVGSYECRVKTGNNRRKRADLSGEPISIIYLHVDPPGQTAGSVGVIVGVIIGLIVAAVFLVAAGFLIYKHIKNRKLI; encoded by the exons ATGTTTCCTGTAACTGCGTCGCTCTGCTCGACTTTGCTGATTGTCCTTTTCGtcgtgtttgtctctgcag accaaaaaagcatcacagctgagtctggacagaacgtcactctgacatgtcgagctccaaacaacaagaTCATAgttgtagagtggagcagagctgacctgggagatgAATATGTGCTTTTGTACAGAGATGACCAATTTGTTCCAGAcgaccagcatccatcttttaagaaccgggtggatctgcaggacagacagatgaaggatggagacgtgtctttgattctgaagaatgtgacgattaatgatgTTGGATCATACGAGTGTCGTGTCAAGACAGGAAATAATCGCAGGAAAAGAGCTGATCTCAGTGGTGAACCCATCAGCATCATCTACCTtcatgttgatcctccag gtcagacagcaGGATCTGTTGGAGTGATCGTTGGAGTGATCATCGGTCTGattgttgctgctgtttttcttgttgCTGCTGGATTTTTGATCTACAAACATATAaagaacagaaaattaatttaa